A region from the Candidatus Poribacteria bacterium genome encodes:
- a CDS encoding DUF1573 domain-containing protein, translating into MRYLVSMVIIVLLILSPGSWLYCQTRFDTGDMLCGPKSLLAICRLFDIDASLDELIHLTGVSDRGISMYSLFQAARKMNLSVSARKLTFDELEKLRTPVIAHVSGDHFLVVDGVFDGFVRIINHDINAPYIVSKREFSGEFDGACLVFSRPPRKRNAPKIVFDSVFHNFGSAPRGSTISHEFTFRNEGNLPLQIKSITTTCSCLVVGKEVKRCYARLFNGRF; encoded by the coding sequence ATGCGTTATTTAGTTTCGATGGTGATTATCGTGTTGTTGATACTCTCCCCTGGAAGCTGGTTATACTGTCAAACTCGGTTTGATACAGGCGACATGCTATGCGGGCCGAAATCCCTGCTGGCCATATGCCGGTTGTTCGATATAGATGCATCGCTCGATGAGTTGATCCACCTGACAGGAGTAAGCGACCGGGGGATAAGCATGTATTCCCTATTTCAGGCAGCCAGGAAGATGAATCTGAGTGTGTCCGCCAGGAAACTTACGTTTGACGAGCTTGAGAAACTGAGAACGCCTGTGATCGCACACGTCAGCGGAGATCATTTCCTTGTGGTGGATGGGGTTTTCGACGGCTTTGTCAGGATTATCAATCACGACATCAACGCGCCTTATATCGTTTCAAAACGTGAGTTCTCCGGCGAGTTCGATGGAGCATGCCTGGTTTTCTCGCGCCCTCCCCGAAAAAGGAATGCTCCGAAGATCGTCTTTGACTCCGTTTTCCACAACTTCGGCAGCGCACCACGGGGTTCCACCATTAGTCACGAGTTCACGTTTCGAAATGAAGGCAACCTTCCCCTACAGATCAAAAGCATCACTACGACATGCAGCTGCCTCGTTGTAGGGAAGGAGGTAAAGCGATGTTACGCAAGGCTTTTCAATGGCAGATTCTAG